A single Leptolyngbya ohadii IS1 DNA region contains:
- a CDS encoding glutamate-5-semialdehyde dehydrogenase yields the protein MTSTVTPDLTTLAQQTRAAARQLAILSLEDRDRAIKSIAQALEAASSEILAANQADCEAALAEGLASSLYGRLKLDATKLKGAIDGVRDVGRLPDPIGAVQIHRELDTDLVLKRIACPLGVVGVIFEARPDAVMQIASLAVKSGNGVILKCGKEAVRSCEALVKAIQSGLSAANIDPAVVRLLTTREETLALLRLDSEVDLIIPRGSNAFVRFVQENTRIPVLGHADGICHLYVDRHADISQAVAITVDSKTQYPSACNTIETLLVHESIASEFLPLAAAALREKGVELRGDDRTRQIIEAEPVTESDWSTEYSDLILSVKVVNSLQDAVNHINTYGSRHTEAIVTTDQATAAEFMAQVDAAGTFHNCSTRFADGFRYGFGAEVGISTQKLPPRGPVGLEGLVTYKYQLVGQGQIVATYSGKDAKPFTHRDLPL from the coding sequence ATGACTTCCACCGTTACCCCCGATCTGACCACCCTCGCCCAGCAAACCCGCGCCGCTGCCCGTCAGCTGGCAATTCTCTCGCTGGAAGACCGCGATCGTGCCATTAAATCTATTGCCCAGGCACTCGAAGCGGCGAGTTCAGAAATTCTGGCGGCAAATCAGGCGGATTGTGAGGCAGCATTGGCAGAAGGGTTAGCCAGTTCTCTCTATGGTCGTTTGAAGCTGGATGCAACGAAGCTGAAAGGGGCGATCGACGGAGTGCGGGATGTGGGCAGGCTCCCTGATCCGATCGGTGCAGTGCAGATTCATCGGGAGTTAGACACAGACTTAGTTTTGAAGCGGATTGCCTGCCCGCTGGGAGTGGTTGGGGTCATTTTTGAGGCACGTCCCGATGCGGTGATGCAGATTGCTTCGCTGGCGGTGAAGTCGGGTAATGGGGTAATCCTGAAGTGCGGCAAGGAGGCAGTCCGTTCCTGCGAGGCACTGGTGAAGGCGATCCAGTCTGGTCTATCTGCGGCAAATATTGATCCTGCCGTGGTGCGTTTGTTGACCACCCGCGAAGAAACCCTGGCACTGCTGCGGCTCGATTCCGAAGTCGATCTAATTATTCCTCGTGGCTCTAATGCCTTTGTGCGATTTGTTCAGGAGAACACCCGCATTCCCGTACTGGGACACGCTGATGGGATTTGCCACCTCTACGTCGATCGCCATGCCGATATTTCTCAAGCCGTCGCAATCACTGTAGATTCCAAAACCCAGTATCCTTCCGCCTGCAATACGATCGAAACCCTCCTGGTGCATGAATCGATCGCCTCAGAGTTTCTGCCCTTAGCGGCGGCGGCTCTGCGTGAAAAAGGGGTTGAACTGCGGGGAGACGATCGCACCCGTCAGATCATTGAAGCGGAACCTGTAACGGAATCGGATTGGTCAACAGAATACAGCGATTTGATCCTGTCGGTTAAAGTCGTCAATTCCCTTCAGGATGCCGTAAACCACATCAACACCTACGGTTCCCGCCACACCGAGGCGATCGTCACAACTGATCAGGCAACCGCCGCAGAATTTATGGCGCAGGTTGATGCCGCAGGGACATTTCACAACTGCTCAACCCGCTTTGCGGACGGTTTTCGCTATGGCTTCGGCGCAGAGGTCGGCATTAGCACCCAAAAACTGCCCCCGCGTGGACCTGTGGGACTGGAAGGACTGGTGACGTACAAATATCAGCTTGTCGGTCAGGGTCAAATCGTCGCTACCTACAGCGGCAAGGATGCTAAACCGTTTACCCATCGCGATCTGCCTCTCTAA
- a CDS encoding helix-turn-helix transcriptional regulator has protein sequence MLDDNLLVQIRKSRNLTQKQVADCVCVTDQTVSNWETGRSEPKLTPKQTLALCKILQCSLEELVAAVEYTFKYSK, from the coding sequence ATGTTAGATGACAATTTATTAGTACAGATACGAAAGAGCCGAAATCTTACTCAAAAACAAGTAGCAGATTGTGTCTGTGTAACTGACCAGACGGTTAGCAATTGGGAGACTGGACGAAGTGAGCCAAAGTTGACGCCTAAGCAAACTTTAGCTCTATGCAAAATTTTGCAATGCTCTCTTGAAGAACTTGTTGCAGCAGTGGAGTACACCTTTAAGTACAGCAAGTGA
- a CDS encoding DUF433 domain-containing protein has product MNSTVSLLNRITQTPGQCGGRPCIRGMRIRVTDVLEMLAENVSVTEILEDFPDLELADIQACLLFAARRTDFPRLTA; this is encoded by the coding sequence ATGAACTCAACAGTTAGCTTGCTTAATCGCATCACTCAAACACCAGGTCAGTGCGGTGGTCGTCCTTGTATTAGAGGGATGAGAATTCGTGTTACCGATGTCTTGGAGATGTTAGCTGAGAACGTTAGCGTCACTGAAATCTTGGAAGACTTTCCTGATCTTGAACTAGCAGACATTCAAGCTTGTTTACTCTTTGCAGCCCGCCGTACTGATTTCCCCAGATTAACGGCATGA
- a CDS encoding DUF5615 family PIN-like protein — MKIWIDAQLPPTLASWLSATFGLEAVALRDLSLRDAQDIEIFEAARAENAVIMTKDSDFIDLVCRLGTPPQILWLTCGNVTNRNLRNLLSATLPDALEQLRQGAMIVEISNAP; from the coding sequence ATGAAAATTTGGATTGATGCTCAACTGCCTCCAACACTTGCTAGTTGGCTATCAGCAACTTTTGGATTAGAGGCTGTTGCCTTACGAGACTTGTCTTTACGAGATGCTCAAGACATCGAAATTTTTGAAGCAGCACGAGCCGAGAATGCTGTAATCATGACCAAAGACAGTGATTTCATTGATTTGGTTTGTCGCTTAGGAACACCCCCTCAGATTTTGTGGTTAACTTGTGGCAACGTTACTAATCGCAACTTGCGAAATTTGTTAAGTGCAACTCTACCTGATGCACTAGAACAGCTACGACAAGGGGCAATGATTGTAGAAATTAGCAATGCTCCCTAA
- a CDS encoding DNA cytosine methyltransferase — MAGKLTLFSFFSGSGFLDLGFETNGFEVAYVNEIHRPFQDAYKYSRNLLNLPHAKYGYYSDDVAKLTDDNACHKLAELIADARLTSKVIGFIGGPPCPDFSIGGRNRGRDGDNGKLSGSYIELVCRLQPDFFLFENVKGLWKTQKHRSFYEELKRKVQDAGYITSEKLINSIEYSVPQDRDRIILLGFNLSLFGKDLSGERSISEFVLPWNSYKRYIKKSVLNIAWPKTEPFQIDSEKRKPDEVIEELTVEHWFRRNDVYNHPNAQHFFKPRAGLKRFNSIDEGDDSKKSFKRLHRWRYSPTACYGNNEVHLHPYKARRISVSEALSIQSLPALYSLPPYMSLTDMFKTIGNGVPYLVAVALSNLIAEIFDDEKMTDFLDWTNELKESHFEAVSNQPIQLGLKFS, encoded by the coding sequence ATGGCTGGAAAACTTACACTATTTTCTTTTTTTTCAGGCTCCGGTTTCCTGGATTTAGGGTTTGAGACGAATGGTTTTGAAGTTGCATATGTTAATGAAATTCATCGTCCTTTTCAAGATGCATATAAATACTCACGGAATTTGCTTAACTTACCCCATGCTAAGTACGGTTATTATTCTGATGATGTTGCAAAACTTACAGATGATAATGCATGTCATAAGCTAGCAGAGTTAATTGCAGATGCGCGACTCACTTCAAAAGTGATTGGATTTATTGGTGGTCCACCGTGTCCAGATTTTTCTATTGGAGGCAGGAATAGAGGTAGAGATGGTGATAATGGTAAACTCTCTGGTTCTTATATAGAATTAGTATGCCGTCTACAACCAGACTTCTTTCTTTTTGAAAATGTAAAAGGTTTATGGAAAACACAAAAACATAGAAGTTTTTACGAAGAGCTAAAAAGGAAAGTTCAAGATGCTGGATATATTACTTCTGAAAAGCTAATAAACTCAATTGAATATTCAGTTCCTCAAGATAGAGACAGAATAATTCTATTAGGATTTAATCTTTCGCTTTTTGGGAAAGATTTATCCGGGGAAAGAAGTATTTCAGAATTTGTACTACCTTGGAATTCGTATAAAAGATATATAAAAAAATCAGTCCTAAATATCGCTTGGCCTAAGACAGAACCTTTTCAAATTGATTCAGAGAAAAGAAAGCCAGACGAAGTCATTGAGGAATTAACTGTAGAACATTGGTTTAGAAGAAATGATGTTTATAACCATCCAAATGCTCAACACTTTTTTAAGCCGAGGGCTGGCTTAAAGAGATTCAATTCTATTGATGAAGGTGATGATTCTAAAAAATCGTTTAAGAGATTACACAGATGGCGTTATTCACCTACAGCTTGTTATGGTAATAACGAAGTTCATTTACACCCTTATAAAGCCAGGAGAATATCAGTCTCTGAAGCTTTATCCATACAATCCTTACCTGCTCTATATTCTTTGCCTCCTTATATGTCATTAACGGATATGTTTAAGACCATCGGAAATGGAGTGCCTTATCTGGTAGCCGTGGCACTCTCAAATTTAATAGCTGAGATTTTTGATGACGAAAAAATGACTGATTTTTTAGACTGGACTAATGAACTTAAAGAAAGCCACTTTGAAGCTGTTTCAAATCAACCAATTCAGTTAGGATTGAAATTCAGTTAG
- a CDS encoding Ig-like domain-containing protein has protein sequence MIATGLRNAPDTTSPQIVSLSPVDNAIDVDPATHLTVEFNEPVVPGMGTVRIYDAEGVEVEAIDIQTQFSQFTFSGDGRRVTINPSIDLLPGDYSIRLTTGLFKDTANNPSALMAGTRAWSFSTGAAVLLPPTMTPESDSNLTDDWDTGSPIALSLSTSAPGEDALFASTVFASTGQTINFSKGEPGATWRGSKGMDLTRGTSGNDVYNLADGNDRSNGRGGNDQINGGSGNDRLRGGSGDDELNGASGNDFLVGGEGNDVLIGGTGKDRLMGGSGRDRFVYGEVAEGDDKIRGFNPAQDVLDLRDIFTQPGFGSDRTSAPLSQFIRLERIGSHTQIQVDLDGKGVATTFVVLVTLQGIQSDSITARNFVIA, from the coding sequence ATGATTGCTACAGGACTCCGCAACGCTCCCGATACGACTTCCCCTCAAATTGTCAGCCTCAGCCCTGTTGATAACGCGATCGACGTTGATCCGGCAACTCATCTAACAGTGGAATTTAATGAGCCTGTCGTTCCGGGCATGGGCACAGTCCGGATTTACGACGCGGAAGGGGTAGAAGTCGAGGCGATCGATATTCAAACGCAGTTCAGTCAGTTTACCTTCAGCGGAGACGGGCGGCGCGTCACGATTAATCCCTCGATCGATTTGCTGCCGGGAGATTACTCAATTCGCCTCACCACTGGACTTTTCAAAGACACTGCCAACAATCCCTCCGCATTAATGGCAGGTACTCGCGCCTGGAGTTTCAGCACGGGTGCTGCGGTTCTGCTCCCGCCCACAATGACTCCAGAAAGCGACTCTAATTTGACCGATGATTGGGACACTGGCTCCCCGATCGCCCTCTCTCTGTCAACTTCTGCTCCAGGGGAGGACGCACTTTTTGCCTCAACAGTCTTTGCTTCAACCGGACAAACCATCAATTTCTCAAAGGGCGAACCGGGCGCAACCTGGCGTGGCTCCAAGGGGATGGACTTGACTCGCGGCACCAGCGGTAATGATGTCTACAACCTTGCAGACGGCAACGATCGCAGCAATGGCAGAGGCGGCAATGATCAGATCAACGGCGGCTCAGGAAACGATCGCCTCAGGGGAGGCAGCGGGGATGATGAGTTGAATGGTGCATCAGGCAACGATTTTCTGGTGGGCGGAGAGGGCAACGATGTGCTGATTGGTGGCACAGGGAAGGATAGATTAATGGGCGGAAGCGGTCGCGATCGGTTTGTCTACGGTGAGGTTGCAGAAGGGGATGACAAAATTCGCGGCTTTAACCCGGCTCAGGACGTGTTGGATCTGCGGGACATCTTTACCCAACCGGGGTTTGGCAGCGATCGCACTTCTGCCCCGTTGAGCCAGTTCATCCGTCTGGAGCGGATCGGGTCACATACCCAAATTCAGGTCGATCTGGACGGCAAGGGCGTGGCCACCACCTTTGTGGTTCTAGTAACGCTACAGGGAATTCAGTCTGACAGTATTACGGCTCGCAATTTTGTCATTGCCTGA
- the folB gene encoding dihydroneopterin aldolase, giving the protein MDRLYVNNIRAYGYTGALSEEQVLGQWFSVDLVLSLDLSPAGKTDRLGDTYNYVQAVETVQQIIQTRKFALIEKLAETIAQSLLEAAGIHQVQVRLTKCTPPIPNFDGTITVEITRPCNHG; this is encoded by the coding sequence ATGGATCGTCTCTACGTCAACAACATCCGCGCCTACGGCTATACGGGGGCATTATCAGAAGAACAGGTCTTAGGGCAATGGTTTTCTGTTGATCTGGTGCTGTCGCTGGATTTGTCTCCGGCGGGAAAAACCGATCGCCTGGGAGATACCTATAACTACGTGCAGGCAGTTGAAACGGTGCAGCAAATTATTCAGACCCGGAAGTTTGCCCTGATCGAAAAACTGGCAGAAACGATCGCCCAATCCCTCCTTGAGGCTGCTGGCATTCATCAGGTGCAGGTTCGTCTAACCAAATGTACGCCTCCGATTCCAAACTTTGACGGCACGATTACGGTAGAGATCACGCGCCCGTGTAATCACGGTTAG
- a CDS encoding Cfr10I/Bse634I family restriction endonuclease: protein MQTPNYLRVENGEVYVRAYEAFLSIYPLIPHDTPLDQISEVIRQMVIQEALSFYNKVPSGGSLNNCKGQWNEFSYLYSAHCSILNQREDLYIVKMGNENSIKFWQLYKPNARRRFMDFLEDLKQRDLVVRCSTPDFVLVRRSIISTSIPYSQELFGRDLFDELKNLYKKLINRCEPEDVISFISVKTSNRPDRRYQILYEANITKLASKYIHSESQPLQFHAIGTSNDSDSEVFSAPLLASLPNIEGPIIDSDSQIITIDDLETFWKQF from the coding sequence ATGCAAACGCCTAATTATTTAAGAGTGGAAAACGGTGAAGTATATGTCAGAGCTTATGAAGCTTTTTTGTCAATATATCCGTTAATTCCACATGACACTCCATTAGATCAGATTTCTGAAGTGATCAGACAAATGGTGATTCAGGAGGCTCTCAGCTTCTACAATAAAGTGCCGAGTGGCGGTTCTCTTAACAACTGTAAAGGGCAATGGAATGAATTTAGCTATTTGTATAGTGCTCACTGTTCTATCCTGAATCAGAGGGAAGATCTTTATATTGTTAAGATGGGAAATGAGAACTCGATAAAGTTTTGGCAACTTTACAAGCCTAATGCCAGAAGGCGCTTTATGGATTTTCTTGAGGATTTAAAGCAAAGAGATCTTGTAGTGAGGTGTTCAACTCCTGACTTTGTACTTGTTCGAAGAAGTATTATTTCCACTTCAATACCTTATTCTCAAGAGCTTTTTGGAAGAGATTTATTTGACGAACTTAAAAACCTTTATAAAAAGCTAATAAACAGATGCGAGCCTGAAGACGTAATTTCATTTATATCAGTCAAAACAAGCAACAGACCAGATAGAAGATATCAAATACTTTATGAAGCAAACATAACAAAACTTGCAAGTAAATACATTCATAGTGAATCCCAACCATTACAATTCCATGCAATTGGAACTAGTAATGATAGTGATTCAGAAGTGTTTAGTGCTCCTCTATTAGCATCTCTTCCAAATATTGAAGGTCCTATCATTGACTCTGACTCTCAAATTATAACCATTGATGATCTCGAAACATTTTGGAAGCAATTTTGA
- a CDS encoding type II toxin-antitoxin system PemK/MazF family toxin, which produces MYRGEIWWANLPDPVGSGPGYRRPVLVVQDDTFNQSRISTVIVVIITSNIQLAEAPGNVLLPKGATGLSRDSVANVSQILTVDKTFLVECIGSLPNNLREEIDDGLRTILYL; this is translated from the coding sequence ATGTATCGGGGAGAAATTTGGTGGGCGAATTTACCTGATCCAGTAGGTTCAGGGCCTGGATATCGTCGTCCCGTTTTAGTCGTTCAAGATGATACTTTTAATCAAAGCCGTATCAGTACAGTTATTGTTGTCATTATCACCTCAAATATTCAGTTGGCAGAAGCCCCAGGCAATGTACTGTTACCGAAAGGAGCAACAGGCTTGTCTAGGGATTCAGTCGCTAATGTATCTCAAATTCTCACAGTCGATAAAACGTTCCTGGTTGAGTGTATTGGTTCCCTACCAAACAACTTGCGGGAGGAGATAGATGATGGACTACGAACAATCTTGTATCTGTAG